In Vitis vinifera cultivar Pinot Noir 40024 chromosome 17, ASM3070453v1, one genomic interval encodes:
- the LOC100247479 gene encoding protein NUCLEAR FUSION DEFECTIVE 4 has translation MVMLDLREKVRAFVNNRWLVFVCAMWVQSWAGIGYLFGSISPVIKSAMGYNQRQVAMLGVAKDLGDSIGFVAGSLCEVLPIWGIMLIGVVQNFVGYGVVWLVVTQKLPSLPLWVLCLCIFVGTNGETYFNTGALVSCVQNFPKNRGPVVGILKGFAGLSGAIITQIYTMINAPNAAALIFMVAIGPSMVVIALMFIVRPVGGHKQLRPSDSSSFLFTFSLCLILAAYLLGVLLLEDLVGLSQALVTLLTVLLIVIILLPVAIPIILVFFSGPIAPSEEAFLPEPQKQESGKSEQDGEEVILSEVEDEKPVEVDSLPASERHKRIAHLQAKLFQAAAEGAVRVKRKRGPRRGEDFTLMQALIKADFWLIFVSLLLAAGSGLTIIDNMGQMCESLGYSDTSVFVSMISIWNFLGRVGGGYFSESIVRNFAFPRPVSMAMFQVLMSVGLLYYALAWPGAIYVVSVLIGLGYGAHWAIVPAAASELFGLKSFGALYNFLTLSSSIGTLIFSEVIASGIYDHYAEKQAALKQHSLGAMAGLPLGKDESLSCEGYICYSITCGVMSGLCLVAVVLSLIVVHRTKSVYANLYGRSQA, from the exons ATGGTGATGCTTGATCTGCGGGAGAAAGTCAGGGCTTTCGTCAACAACAGATGGCTGGTGTTTGTGTGTGCAATGTGGGTGCAGTCATGGGCCGGGATCGGGTACCTGTTTGGGAGCATTTCGCCGGTGATAAAGAGTGCAATGGGGTATAATCAAAGGCAGGTGGCTATGTTGGGTGTGGCCAAGGATTTGGGGGATAGTATTGGGTTCGTAGCAGGGAGTTTATGTGAGGTTTTGCCAATCTGGGGAATTATGCTCATTGGGGTGGTGCAGAACTTTGTTGGGTATGGTGTGGTTTGGCTTGTGGTGACTCAGAAACTGCCCAGTTTGCCTCTGTGGGTG CTGTGCCTTTGTATATTTGTTGGAACAAATGGTGAGACCTACTTCAATACAGGAGCTCTGGTTTCATGTGTGCAGAACTTCCCCAAAAACCGGGGTCCCGTTGTGGGCATACTGAAGGGCTTTGCTGGGTTGAGCGGCGCAATTATTACTCAGATATACACTATGATCAATGCCCCTAATGCAGCCGCACTTATTTTCATGGTTGCAATCGGGCCATCTATGGTAGTCATTGCTCTGATGTTTATAGTTAGACCTGTGGGAGGTCACAAACAACTTAGGCCCTCTGATAGTTCAAGCTTCTTATTTACCTTCAGTCTTTGCCTCATCCTGGCTGCTTATCTGCTGGGGGTCTTGCTGCTTGAGGATCTAGTTGGTTTGAGCCAAGCTCTAGTCACATTGCTCACTGTTCTTCTGATCGTTATAATATTGCTTCCAGTTGCAATTCCCATCATATTAGTCTTTTTCTCTGGACCAATAGCTCCATCAGAGGAGGCCTTTCTACCTGAGCCTCAGAAACAAGAGTCCGGCAAGTCTGAGCAGGATGGGGAAGAGGTCATTCTCAGTGAGGTCGAAGACGAGAAGCCGGTGGAAGTTGATTCACTTCCAGCATCCGAAAGGCATAAGCGAATAGCCCATTTGCAAGCCAAGCTCTTCCAAGCAGCTGCAGAAGGAGCTGTGAGGGTGAAGAGGAAACGAGGACCGCGCAGAGGAGAGGATTTTACCTTAATGCAGGCACTAATAAAGGCTGATTTTTGGCTCATCTTCGTATCCCTTCTACTAGCTGCTGGATCCGGCTTGACGATTATTGACAACATGGGCCAGATGTGTGAGTCTCTGGGGTACAGCGATACGAGCGTATTTGTCTCCATGATCAGCATTTGGAACTTCCTGGGACGGGTTGGGGGCGGCTACTTCTCTGAAAGTATTGTAAG AAACTTCGCCTTCCCAAGACCAGTGTCAATGGCAATGTTTCAAGTCCTCATGTCAGTTGGGCTGCTCTACTACGCCTTAGCCTGGCCTGGGGCGATATACGTCGTGAGCGTCCTAATAGGACTAGGCTACGGTGCCCACTGGGCAATTGTCCCTGCAGCAGCCTCAGAGCTCTTTGGTTTGAAAAGCTTCGGGGCATTATACAACTTCCTCACACTGTCAAGTTCTATTGGTACTCTCATATTCTCTGAGGTCATTGCCAGTGGCATATACGACCACTACGCAGAGAAACAAGCTGCCCTCAAGCAGCATAGCTTGGGAGCCATGGCTGGTCTGCCTCTTGGAAAAGATGAATCATTGAGTTGTGAAGGGTACATATGCTATTCCATCACTTGTGGCGTCATGTCAGGACTCTGCCTTGTTGCAGTTGTGCTGAGCTTGATTGTCGTTCATAGGACCAAAAGTGTTTATGCCAATCTCTATGGAAGATCTCAGGCATGA
- the LOC104882368 gene encoding uncharacterized protein LOC104882368, with the protein MPNAEHRFCVRHLHANFKKDFPGKVLKDAMWSAARATTKHSFDFHMDELKKLDVKAYEWLVKLDVRTWSRHAFNPRSKSDTLVNNIAESFNAWILEARDKPVLTTIEIIRVMLMQRLQTKRDHMRRYEGRVCPRIYKKLERIKNEVGHCISRWNGESKYEVEYIYGGRYVVDLNERTCGCGRWGLSGIPCFHAAAAIIEHGEQLETYVDIAYTKETFLSCYQWMISPLPSHEQWPKTPYDLIKPPKFTKKVGKHKKVRKREAGEPINAFRVSKKGTAMKCGNCFRWGHNQRTCKAPDNPNKKAYKKKKKGQLEQSSTSGAKGSKKLLVLSNQI; encoded by the exons ATGCCTAATGCAGAGCACAGATTTTGTGTTAGGCATTTACATGCAAATTTCAAGAAGGATTTTCCTGGGAAGGTACTCAAAGATGCAATGTGGAGTGCTGCTAGGGCAACAACAAAGCATTCTTTTGACTTCCACATGGATGAGTTGAAGAAGCTAGATGTGAAGGCATATGAGTGGCTTGTGAAGTTAGATGTGAGAACATGGAGCAGACATGCTTTTAATCCAAGAAGCAAGAGTGACACTCTAGTAAACAATATAGCAGAGTCTTTCAATGCTTGGATTTTGGAGGCTAGGGATAAACCAGTGTTGACAACGATAGAGATCATAAGAGTGATGTTGATGCAAAGGTTGCAAACCAAAAGAGATCATATGAGAAGGTATGAAGGGAGGGTTTGTCCAAGAATCTATAAGAAGCTTGAGAGGATAAAAAACGAGGTTGGACATTGCATTTCTCGTTGGAATGGAGAGTCCAAATATGAGGTGGAGTATATTTATGGTGGAAGATATGTGGTGGACTTGAATGAGAGGACTTGTGGTTGTGGGAGATGGGGATTGAGTGGAATCCCATGTTTTCATGCTGCTGCTGCAATAATTGAGCATGGAGAGCAACTTGAGACTTATGTAGACATTGCTTACACTAAGGAGACATTCTTAAGTTGTTACCAATGGATGATAAGCCCACTTCCAAGCCATGAACAATGGCCAAAAACACCCTATGACCTAATCAAGCCCCCAAAATTTACAAAGAAAGTAGGCAAGCATAAGAAGGTAAGAAAGAGGGAGGCAGGAGAACCTATTAATGCATTTAGGGTGAGCAAGAAAGGAACTGCCATGAAATGTGGGAATTGTTTCCGGTGGGGCCATAATCAAAGAACTTGTAAAGCTCCTGATAACCCCAACAAGAAggcttataaaaagaaaaagaaagggcaATTAGAACAATCATCTACATCTGGAGCTAAAGGGAGTAAAAAATTATTG GTACTCAGCAATCAAATATAG